A region of the Amycolatopsis sp. cg13 genome:
GGGCGCCGAGCTGGTCCTTGGGCTCGGCCCACTCCCGCGCGTGCGCCTCGGGGTCGAGGTCCCACACCGGGACGAGCAGGCCGTGCGCGCGGAAAGAACCGGCGTAGCGGGTGCCCTCGCCGAGGCCGAGCGTGCCGGCCGCGGACAGTCGCGCAAGCGCTTGCAGCAGCAGGTTCTCCGGCTCCGGGCGGACCCAGCGCAGGTGCGCCTTCTCGCCGGCGAGCACCCAGTACGCGCCGGAACCGAGCCGGTCGGTGGGCATGATCGCGGCGTTGGCGCGCTCGAGGGAGACCGCGACGTCGCCGGTCGCGTCCGCGTCCTCGGGCAGCCACCAGGCGAAGTCGGTGTGGAGGTCGACCTGCAGCTCCGCGCTCGGCACGAGCAGGTCCTGGAGCCGGTTGTGCTCGTCCGGGTCGGTGGGCGACGTCGTGTCCGGCACCGACAGCACGTCGCCCGGCCCGGCCTCGAGCAGCCAGCGCAGCGCGCGGCCGAGGTCGCGGCTGATGTCGGAGGAACGCGTCTGCACCTGGAGGCCGAGGAAGCGCTCCCCGTCCGAACGAACGAACGCCGCGGCGGCCATGGGCAGCACCGTGCCGAGCGTGACGTCGCCGCCGTCGGCGAGCGTGAGCTTCGCCGTGGCCGACGGGACGAACTCGCGCAACGCGATCAGCTCCGGCTCCGCCGCCAGACCCTCGAACGGCTGCCCGACGAAGACGTCGCGCACCTTCGGCTTGCGGTCCGGCTTGGGACCCTTCTTACGCGCGCCTTTACCCATTTCAGCCTCCTTGGAACTCGGTGTCAGACGCTATCGAAGCGATTGGGTACGCGGGCTCGCGGGTTAGAGTCTGCTCGTGTTCGACCCTCGCGATCCCGCCTTCCTCGCCGACCCGTATCCCGCGTTCGCCGCGCTGCGCGCCGAAGGCGAGGTGCACCAGCACGACGGCCTCGGCATCGCGATCACGGTTTCGCACGCCGCGTCCGCCGCCGTTCTCCGGCACCG
Encoded here:
- a CDS encoding DUF5926 family protein — protein: MGKGARKKGPKPDRKPKVRDVFVGQPFEGLAAEPELIALREFVPSATAKLTLADGGDVTLGTVLPMAAAAFVRSDGERFLGLQVQTRSSDISRDLGRALRWLLEAGPGDVLSVPDTTSPTDPDEHNRLQDLLVPSAELQVDLHTDFAWWLPEDADATGDVAVSLERANAAIMPTDRLGSGAYWVLAGEKAHLRWVRPEPENLLLQALARLSAAGTLGLGEGTRYAGSFRAHGLLVPVWDLDPEAHAREWAEPKDQLGARLDEALKSLDSEPLNATERRARDGLIGRQLTIR